One window from the genome of Commensalibacter oyaizuii encodes:
- the thpR gene encoding RNA 2',3'-cyclic phosphodiesterase has translation MRIFIGLSFPDPVNSALATLRGSLPFINWNDPDTYHLTLCFVGEIKNYNLLNELDLALEKIKVPSFDIHLEGVNYFMSPNQSMTFGVLLRPSDPLLHLKKKIEHVVRSLDIPIGKQKLVPHITLAKGTGLTEEQIGNWLHTYNLFKISPITIQQFSLFSSYPKQDGPCYITESDYILSK, from the coding sequence ATGCGTATTTTTATAGGACTATCTTTTCCTGACCCTGTTAATTCTGCCCTAGCTACATTACGTGGTAGCTTACCATTTATAAACTGGAACGATCCTGACACCTATCATCTAACGTTATGCTTTGTTGGTGAAATAAAAAATTATAATTTATTGAATGAACTGGATCTGGCTTTGGAAAAAATCAAAGTTCCAAGTTTTGATATCCACCTAGAAGGTGTTAATTATTTTATGTCTCCAAATCAATCTATGACTTTTGGGGTATTATTACGCCCATCCGACCCTTTATTACATTTAAAGAAAAAAATAGAACATGTCGTACGCAGCCTTGATATACCAATCGGTAAACAAAAATTAGTTCCACATATTACACTAGCAAAAGGTACAGGGTTGACCGAGGAACAAATTGGTAATTGGTTACATACCTATAATCTGTTTAAGATCTCTCCTATAACTATACAACAATTTTCTCTGTTTAGTTCTTATCCCAAACAAGATGGCCCATGTTACATTACTGAGTCTGATTATATTTTATCAAAATAA
- a CDS encoding cold-shock protein: protein MQTGTVKWFNPTKGFGFIVPEEGGKDVFVHITAVQAAGLRDLKENQRVSYDIVTERGKAAAANLKPL from the coding sequence ATGCAAACTGGAACCGTGAAATGGTTTAATCCTACAAAAGGATTTGGTTTTATTGTCCCTGAAGAAGGTGGTAAGGACGTTTTCGTTCATATCACTGCTGTTCAAGCAGCTGGCTTACGTGATTTGAAAGAAAATCAACGAGTAAGTTACGATATCGTAACTGAAAGAGGAAAAGCTGCTGCTGCAAACCTCAAGCCTTTGTAA
- a CDS encoding lysylphosphatidylglycerol synthase domain-containing protein: MQSKKPCSKDQNFLGKRNQFKDKSWKTYFKYCSKLFGVILFIVAIYIVQNEFKHLSLKEIQFSLERIPPLALYSAGGCTFLSFLILSFYDKLAVIQVGYRLSFLKTAFAAFCSYVLSHNIGFSAVSGAIVRFRLYGSWGLQTLAIVQVIAFCSVTYILGAAVIVGGLFIFKSSELPLIGQELPGYVFILLGSLAWLFVVLYVIISFYCNELKIWKYRFSFPNPLMAFAQIVIATLEVIATAAIPYCVIPDHSQLSTYEPISFSVFLGVYIASYTAGLVASVPGGAGVFEGSMLLALKPYMPVSDIISVIFIFRLFYYLIPLFFAGIMFAGHEVFLRGGNVLHKNAKRLFIFKLRPMPPLNDNLRESDAAFSVNIAAAAIGICGILVLTIPVLDPREWQSNWSFSGLIEVAGDYIISFLGLLLLTLTVGLARRITMAWILSLVSLMVLIVITFLRGVPLFIPAILTLVVFFIAPFRNCYYRTANFSASPLSLKTAIEIMILIVTVYVIVWISPHHTQSHGIIEIFLSRHVPFETKWIIAFMAAVGVVILFKMMMPAKIKFEPWSSEANELYELLSNSTVDTLTTIKPNAILICSIEGTVLPFLRKDGFLIGIGDPVGKESEIVNTIWRLRDLAVQENRSFAFWSVGKKYLSIYKDLGLTNMCLEKEDRYVCCEPYYTAYLYKAIKNKCKE; the protein is encoded by the coding sequence ATGCAGTCAAAAAAGCCCTGTTCTAAAGATCAAAATTTTTTAGGTAAAAGGAATCAATTTAAAGATAAAAGTTGGAAAACTTATTTTAAATATTGTTCTAAGCTTTTTGGTGTTATCCTTTTTATAGTTGCGATTTATATTGTTCAAAATGAATTCAAACATCTTAGTTTAAAAGAAATTCAGTTTTCGCTGGAACGAATTCCCCCTTTGGCACTTTACAGTGCAGGGGGATGTACATTTTTATCGTTTTTAATTTTGTCATTCTACGATAAATTGGCTGTTATTCAAGTTGGGTATCGACTTTCATTTCTAAAAACGGCTTTTGCTGCATTTTGCTCTTATGTATTGTCACATAATATTGGTTTTTCTGCTGTTTCTGGGGCGATCGTACGATTTCGATTATATGGTAGTTGGGGTTTACAGACCTTGGCTATTGTGCAGGTGATTGCCTTTTGTTCCGTGACCTATATTTTAGGGGCTGCGGTAATTGTTGGCGGATTGTTTATCTTTAAATCAAGTGAACTGCCTTTAATTGGTCAAGAGCTACCAGGTTACGTATTTATTTTATTAGGCTCTCTTGCCTGGTTATTTGTTGTTTTATACGTCATTATTTCTTTTTATTGTAATGAATTAAAGATTTGGAAATATCGCTTTTCATTCCCCAATCCCTTGATGGCATTTGCTCAGATCGTTATCGCAACGTTGGAAGTTATTGCAACGGCTGCTATACCTTATTGTGTTATTCCAGATCATTCTCAGTTATCAACATATGAGCCAATAAGTTTTTCAGTATTTTTGGGGGTATATATCGCATCATATACTGCTGGACTGGTAGCCAGCGTTCCAGGTGGGGCAGGGGTATTTGAAGGCAGCATGCTATTAGCATTAAAACCTTACATGCCTGTTTCAGATATTATTTCGGTTATTTTTATATTCCGTTTATTTTATTATTTGATACCATTGTTTTTTGCAGGAATTATGTTTGCAGGGCATGAAGTCTTTTTGCGGGGGGGAAATGTTCTGCATAAAAATGCGAAAAGACTTTTTATTTTCAAATTACGACCTATGCCCCCCTTAAATGACAATTTAAGGGAAAGCGATGCAGCTTTTTCGGTAAATATTGCCGCCGCTGCAATTGGTATTTGTGGTATTTTGGTGCTAACTATTCCCGTTCTTGACCCAAGGGAATGGCAATCTAATTGGTCTTTTTCTGGACTGATTGAGGTTGCTGGTGATTATATAATTTCATTTTTAGGATTATTGCTATTAACTTTAACGGTAGGTTTGGCCCGTCGCATTACGATGGCATGGATTTTAAGTTTAGTATCGTTAATGGTCTTGATTGTTATTACTTTTTTAAGGGGCGTCCCTCTTTTTATTCCAGCAATATTGACCTTGGTTGTTTTCTTTATTGCCCCTTTTCGAAATTGTTATTACAGAACAGCCAATTTTTCAGCCTCACCCTTGTCTTTAAAAACAGCAATTGAGATTATGATTTTAATAGTAACGGTATATGTTATTGTCTGGATCAGTCCCCATCATACACAAAGTCACGGTATTATCGAGATTTTCCTATCACGGCATGTTCCTTTTGAAACTAAATGGATTATTGCTTTTATGGCTGCTGTCGGAGTGGTTATTCTGTTCAAAATGATGATGCCGGCTAAGATTAAATTTGAGCCATGGTCCAGTGAAGCCAACGAGTTGTATGAATTGCTTTCAAATTCAACAGTTGATACATTAACAACGATTAAACCAAATGCTATTTTGATTTGTTCTATCGAGGGAACGGTTCTGCCATTTTTGCGTAAAGATGGTTTTTTGATTGGAATTGGCGATCCCGTTGGTAAGGAAAGTGAAATTGTTAATACGATCTGGCGGTTACGTGATTTGGCGGTTCAAGAAAATCGCTCTTTTGCGTTTTGGAGTGTGGGGAAAAAATATCTTTCGATTTATAAGGATCTTGGGTTGACCAACATGTGTCTTGAAAAAGAAGATCGCTATGTATGTTGTGAGCCATATTACACAGCGTATCTTTATAAAGCTATTAAGAACAAATGTAAGGAATGA
- a CDS encoding ATP-dependent DNA helicase, producing MFLEKYSALTVHHNQYSILTDEGEILNLTRQEATKFLKKQVNVFVIHAPITYRKLRNDKNIHTQEWLDILELAAFIYPTQSFGFTPETIAQALNIPCPIQIEADFLLTIIHTLAQRLQEKQTHFPSETLNAQAASLYYAGWKWAPFVLDLLNITLPLPKKNLQPMDGLKVWRRLPKWEETPPRPPPSQKPVERKEALLRLSELLGPNAEDRVGQTDFVDIARTAFAPRQLPDQPNVVLAEAGTGTGKTLAYIAPATLWAERNEGTVWINTYTRHLQRQIENEFFRLYPDPEIKKKHIVVRKGRENYLCLLNLEEILNSYSNQPSLNKIALILLCRWAEETSDGDLFGGDLPSWFNDLFHEKLIYQLAERRGECIHGACPHYQCCFVEHSIHQAQEADIVIANHALVMNQIAWHLENDHPEQQQTFPTRFIFDEAHHILDATDSTYSSALSAIETSELRRWLLGNEGTRSRSKGLKKRIHDVIIGDDKLEYLLEKILQAAHALPSLNWFAHFPVNDNSEHTATNPSEQFFYLVYTQIQARSNKGDPNIPSVEYFDQNECDLFPILPELQSYASTLAECFLNILSPLSQFIKTLEHKLETDVNTLDKFSKDRIETTIASLKRRAVNPLTLWSSILSILSQPDQNKSETETHVTFLKVEKQGQRIVDVGIFHHWLDPTLPFMNSLSHYAHGIIMTSATLRDENENQKDIETSWQAAEKRVGTAHLPIPPTRASLACPFDYKKQSLVFIVNDINTHSIHSLAHAYLRLFVASNGGALGLFTAISRLRAVYQRIIDPLEEENISLFAQHVDPINNNSLIDLFKSENHSCLLGTDAMRDGINIPGDALRLVVFEKIPWPRPDILHRERRKYFYPDTPQLYDGQIVRLRLRQAFGRLIRTQQDRGVFVILDRRTPTRMLSAFPEGVTIQRASLEAVITKVQDFYKDMT from the coding sequence ATGTTTTTAGAAAAATATTCAGCATTAACTGTTCATCACAATCAATACTCTATCCTTACCGATGAAGGTGAAATTCTAAATTTAACCCGTCAAGAAGCAACAAAGTTCTTGAAAAAACAAGTCAATGTTTTTGTTATTCATGCTCCAATTACATATCGTAAATTACGTAACGATAAAAATATTCATACCCAAGAATGGTTGGATATTTTAGAACTTGCTGCTTTTATCTATCCAACCCAATCTTTTGGCTTTACGCCCGAAACTATTGCTCAGGCATTAAATATTCCCTGCCCCATCCAGATAGAGGCTGACTTTTTACTGACCATTATTCATACGCTTGCTCAACGTTTACAAGAAAAACAAACACATTTCCCATCAGAAACACTGAATGCCCAAGCTGCATCATTATATTATGCTGGATGGAAATGGGCACCCTTTGTTTTAGATCTTTTAAATATTACTCTGCCCTTGCCTAAAAAAAATCTACAACCGATGGATGGACTAAAAGTTTGGCGTCGTCTACCTAAATGGGAGGAAACCCCACCACGACCACCCCCCAGTCAAAAACCTGTTGAACGTAAAGAGGCATTATTAAGGTTATCTGAACTATTAGGCCCCAATGCAGAAGATCGTGTTGGACAAACCGATTTTGTAGATATTGCCCGCACTGCTTTTGCACCACGACAACTGCCTGATCAACCTAATGTTGTTTTGGCTGAAGCAGGGACAGGGACGGGTAAGACATTGGCTTATATTGCCCCTGCCACCTTATGGGCCGAACGAAATGAGGGAACTGTTTGGATTAACACTTATACCCGTCATTTACAGCGTCAAATTGAAAATGAATTTTTCAGGCTTTATCCCGATCCTGAAATCAAAAAAAAACATATTGTCGTTCGCAAAGGACGGGAAAATTATCTTTGCCTATTAAACCTTGAAGAAATCCTTAATTCCTACTCAAACCAACCTTCGTTAAACAAAATAGCCCTAATTTTATTGTGCCGATGGGCAGAGGAAACAAGCGATGGTGACTTGTTTGGTGGTGATCTGCCCAGCTGGTTTAATGATTTATTTCATGAAAAACTGATTTACCAACTGGCAGAAAGAAGGGGAGAATGTATTCATGGGGCATGCCCACATTATCAATGTTGCTTTGTTGAACATTCCATTCATCAAGCACAAGAAGCTGACATTGTCATCGCCAATCACGCCTTGGTTATGAACCAAATTGCCTGGCATTTAGAGAATGATCATCCAGAACAACAACAAACTTTCCCTACCAGATTTATTTTTGACGAGGCACATCACATCCTTGACGCAACTGATAGCACTTATTCATCAGCACTGTCGGCTATCGAAACCAGTGAACTTCGCCGCTGGCTACTAGGTAATGAAGGAACAAGGAGCCGATCAAAAGGGTTAAAAAAGCGTATCCATGATGTTATCATTGGAGATGATAAACTGGAATATCTGCTGGAAAAAATCCTGCAAGCAGCCCATGCTTTACCAAGTTTGAATTGGTTTGCTCATTTTCCAGTTAATGATAACTCCGAGCATACGGCGACCAACCCTTCAGAGCAATTCTTTTACCTCGTTTATACCCAAATTCAAGCAAGATCTAATAAAGGGGATCCCAATATCCCCTCTGTCGAATATTTTGATCAAAATGAGTGTGATTTATTCCCTATTCTGCCAGAATTACAGTCGTATGCCAGTACACTTGCTGAGTGTTTTTTAAATATTTTATCGCCTTTATCACAGTTTATTAAAACCCTTGAACATAAATTAGAAACAGATGTTAATACATTAGATAAATTTTCAAAGGATCGTATCGAAACAACAATTGCTTCTTTAAAACGTCGTGCTGTCAATCCTTTAACTTTGTGGAGCAGTATTTTAAGTATTCTAAGCCAACCAGACCAAAACAAATCCGAAACTGAAACCCACGTAACCTTTTTAAAAGTTGAAAAACAGGGACAAAGAATTGTTGATGTTGGTATCTTTCACCATTGGCTAGATCCAACACTACCCTTTATGAACAGTCTATCCCATTATGCGCATGGGATCATTATGACCTCAGCAACACTGCGCGATGAAAACGAAAATCAAAAAGATATTGAGACTTCATGGCAGGCTGCTGAAAAACGTGTGGGTACTGCACATTTACCAATACCGCCTACTCGTGCCTCGTTAGCTTGTCCGTTTGATTATAAAAAACAATCCCTTGTTTTTATCGTCAATGATATTAATACCCATTCTATACATAGTTTAGCACACGCTTACCTGCGATTATTTGTTGCGTCGAATGGGGGGGCTTTAGGTTTATTTACAGCGATCAGCCGCCTACGTGCTGTTTATCAAAGGATTATTGATCCCTTGGAAGAAGAAAATATTTCCTTATTTGCACAACATGTTGATCCTATTAATAACAACAGCTTGATAGACCTGTTTAAGTCAGAAAATCACTCCTGCTTGCTGGGTACTGATGCAATGCGGGACGGAATTAATATCCCAGGCGATGCATTAAGATTGGTCGTATTTGAAAAAATCCCCTGGCCTAGACCTGATATCTTGCACCGTGAGCGCAGAAAATATTTTTACCCTGATACGCCTCAGCTCTATGACGGACAGATCGTTCGATTAAGACTGCGTCAAGCTTTTGGAAGATTGATCCGCACTCAACAAGATCGGGGGGTCTTTGTTATATTGGATCGTCGAACTCCTACCCGTATGCTTTCGGCATTTCCCGAAGGCGTTACAATTCAACGCGCTTCTTTAGAAGCAGTTATAACTAAAGTACAAGATTTTTATAAAGATATGACTTAA
- a CDS encoding DUF805 domain-containing protein — MQGKILSFSIQENIGYILGDDGHHYLFKGSEWKASRVPKPGVTVTFDTDHLGKALQISTLSRSAIILEQVEQSDDPAYLVQLEAEKRYNMFDWFLKCLKNYFNFSGRARRSEYWYYRLSKMVFAFLLGLVSAAAFAIMGFSDDDLKLYRNIIALIMAMLFLFPDLAVCVRRLHDVGRSGWWFLIAFTIIGVIPLLIWFCKETDFEINQWGPPSKDFV, encoded by the coding sequence ATGCAAGGTAAAATATTAAGTTTTTCGATACAAGAAAATATAGGATATATTTTAGGTGATGATGGGCATCACTACTTATTTAAAGGTAGTGAGTGGAAGGCAAGTAGGGTGCCAAAACCAGGTGTTACTGTAACCTTCGATACTGATCATCTGGGAAAAGCATTACAGATATCAACATTATCTCGCTCTGCTATAATATTAGAGCAAGTTGAACAGTCAGACGATCCTGCTTACCTTGTACAGCTGGAAGCTGAAAAAAGATATAATATGTTTGACTGGTTTTTAAAATGTTTGAAAAATTATTTTAATTTCTCTGGCAGAGCAAGACGTTCAGAATATTGGTATTATCGACTAAGTAAGATGGTGTTTGCATTTCTTTTAGGTTTGGTCTCGGCTGCAGCATTTGCAATAATGGGTTTTAGTGACGATGATTTAAAGCTGTATAGAAATATTATTGCTTTGATCATGGCAATGTTATTTCTTTTTCCAGATCTTGCTGTGTGCGTACGTCGTTTACACGATGTTGGCCGTTCTGGTTGGTGGTTTCTTATTGCATTTACGATTATAGGTGTAATTCCATTGTTAATCTGGTTTTGTAAAGAAACGGATTTTGAAATCAATCAGTGGGGTCCACCATCAAAGGATTTTGTCTGA
- the cyoA gene encoding ubiquinol oxidase subunit II: MKKNLPKLTLSVAGLTSILMLGGCNLAIMDPKGTIGEAEKHLILMCAGAMLCIVIPVIIATLIVARRYRKSNTSATYAPKWAHSNTIEFFVWSIPICLIAFLAYKTYISSHELDPYQPIKAPAVNPQAKALNIQVVALNWKWLFIYPDYGIAAVNEMAMPVNTPVAFRLTSDATMNSFWIPQLGSQVYVMAGMQTQLHLMATSNGDFAGVSNNYSGAGYSDMKFRALSKDEKGFKDWVEKVKASSQQLDDETYAKLHVDSIKDPVQYYGHVEPALFDHIVAKYNDGNFNVQGHGSHHVGSAQSDNMHAGE; the protein is encoded by the coding sequence ATGAAAAAAAATTTACCGAAATTAACATTATCGGTAGCAGGGCTAACATCTATCCTAATGCTGGGTGGATGTAATCTTGCAATAATGGATCCGAAAGGAACCATTGGAGAGGCTGAGAAACATTTAATTTTGATGTGCGCTGGGGCAATGTTATGTATTGTTATTCCAGTAATCATTGCAACCCTGATTGTTGCCAGACGATATCGTAAATCAAATACAAGTGCGACTTATGCTCCCAAATGGGCTCATTCAAATACAATTGAGTTTTTCGTTTGGAGTATTCCTATTTGTTTGATTGCGTTTCTTGCGTACAAAACTTATATTTCGTCTCACGAATTGGATCCTTATCAACCAATTAAAGCTCCTGCTGTTAATCCGCAAGCAAAAGCATTGAATATTCAAGTTGTTGCTTTGAATTGGAAATGGTTGTTTATTTATCCCGATTACGGAATTGCGGCTGTTAATGAAATGGCAATGCCGGTGAATACACCCGTGGCATTTCGATTAACATCCGATGCAACAATGAATTCATTTTGGATCCCACAACTAGGGTCACAAGTATATGTTATGGCTGGAATGCAGACACAATTGCATTTAATGGCCACATCCAATGGTGATTTCGCTGGTGTTTCAAATAACTATAGTGGTGCTGGATATTCAGATATGAAATTCCGAGCATTATCAAAAGATGAAAAAGGTTTCAAAGATTGGGTTGAAAAAGTGAAAGCTTCTTCACAACAACTTGACGATGAAACTTATGCAAAATTACATGTAGATAGCATTAAAGATCCAGTACAATATTATGGTCACGTAGAACCTGCCTTATTTGATCATATTGTTGCTAAATACAATGATGGAAACTTTAATGTTCAAGGCCACGGGTCTCATCATGTAGGTTCTGCTCAGTCTGATAACATGCATGCAGGGGAATAG
- a CDS encoding Bax inhibitor-1/YccA family protein gives MVFRPDSYNNTSNVNAQVAFDAGLRNYMLRVYNWMASGLLLTALVSYLVVNTSFGGLFYKILINSSGEVVKVAPTGLGFLAILSPLVFVMVMSFGINRLSTQTAQTLFWVFCGVMGISMANIFFIYTGGSVARTFVVAAGMFAGMSLWGYTTRKDLSGIGSFLMMGLFGLILAMVVNIFTQSSAMSMLISVIGVFIFTGLAATDTQRIRLSYENFYQYGGAEMAAKHSVYDALTLYLNFINLFQFLLQLMGVRQGSNN, from the coding sequence ATGGTGTTTCGTCCTGATTCATATAATAATACATCCAACGTAAATGCTCAGGTAGCATTTGACGCCGGTCTGCGTAATTACATGCTCCGTGTTTATAACTGGATGGCATCTGGCTTATTGTTAACTGCATTGGTTTCATATTTGGTTGTAAATACCTCATTTGGAGGGTTATTTTACAAAATATTAATTAATTCCTCAGGTGAAGTTGTCAAAGTTGCACCAACAGGTCTTGGCTTTTTGGCTATTTTGTCACCTTTGGTTTTCGTTATGGTAATGTCTTTTGGGATTAACCGTCTATCGACCCAGACTGCGCAAACCTTGTTTTGGGTTTTTTGTGGCGTAATGGGCATCAGTATGGCAAATATATTTTTTATATATACTGGTGGGTCTGTCGCAAGAACGTTCGTTGTAGCCGCAGGAATGTTTGCAGGTATGTCCTTGTGGGGATATACAACCCGTAAAGATTTGTCAGGAATCGGTTCGTTTTTAATGATGGGCTTGTTTGGATTGATCTTGGCGATGGTTGTTAATATCTTTACCCAAAGTTCTGCTATGTCCATGTTGATCAGTGTTATAGGTGTATTTATCTTTACTGGTTTAGCTGCTACTGACACGCAGAGAATAAGATTGTCGTACGAAAACTTCTATCAGTATGGTGGCGCAGAGATGGCTGCCAAACACAGTGTATATGATGCTTTGACGTTATATTTAAACTTCATTAATTTATTTCAATTTTTGTTGCAATTAATGGGTGTTCGTCAAGGCAGTAATAACTAG
- a CDS encoding lysine--tRNA ligase: MSKSDFSSIPKAWPFEEAVKLVEHLKSKKENTDDKPALLETGYGPSGLPHIGTFGEVARTSWVCQAYQALTGKSAKILAFSDDMDGLRKVPENVPNQEMLKQHLGKPLSRIPDPFGTHDSFGAHNNAQLCAFLDRFGFEYEFASSTDYYQQGRFDAALKRVLEVHDKIVSVVAPTLREERRATYSPILPIHPETGIVMQVPMEKLDIAAGTVIWRDENGKLFETPVTGGHVKLQWKADWAMRWYALGVDYEMSGKDLIDSVRLSTKICKILGGTPPTNLTYELFLDDQGQKISKSKGNGLSIEEWLNYAPEQSLAQYMFNAPKRAKRLFFDVIPKATDEYLQHVSNWAELEAKKDSVEPSEKEKIYNNPAWFIHNGQLPQKAGSPITFAMLLNLASVANVERAEILWGFLKRYDATVTPENNPMLSQLVNCALSYYADFIKPNKIYRKPEAHEIKALTELAQQLRKIGDNTVSADELQNMVFAVGKQNEFEPLRAWFGCLYEVLLGQKEGPRFGMFIALYGVKETIALIDSALARA; this comes from the coding sequence ATGTCTAAAAGTGATTTTTCTTCGATACCCAAAGCTTGGCCTTTTGAGGAAGCAGTAAAGCTTGTTGAACATTTAAAAAGTAAGAAAGAGAACACTGATGATAAACCTGCTTTATTAGAAACGGGTTATGGACCTTCTGGTTTACCCCATATCGGTACTTTTGGCGAAGTGGCTCGTACTTCTTGGGTATGTCAAGCTTATCAAGCATTGACGGGAAAGTCTGCAAAAATTTTAGCGTTTTCGGACGATATGGATGGTTTACGTAAAGTACCAGAAAATGTTCCGAATCAAGAAATGCTAAAGCAGCATTTAGGCAAACCACTTTCTCGTATTCCAGATCCGTTTGGTACTCATGATTCTTTTGGTGCGCATAATAATGCGCAATTATGTGCATTTTTGGATCGCTTTGGGTTTGAATACGAATTTGCGTCCTCGACAGATTATTATCAGCAGGGGCGTTTTGATGCGGCATTGAAACGTGTTTTAGAAGTTCACGATAAAATTGTTTCTGTTGTTGCACCAACATTACGTGAGGAAAGACGGGCAACCTATTCGCCAATTTTACCTATTCATCCAGAAACTGGGATTGTGATGCAAGTTCCTATGGAAAAACTTGATATCGCTGCGGGAACGGTTATCTGGCGTGATGAAAACGGTAAATTATTCGAAACACCTGTAACAGGTGGACATGTCAAGCTGCAATGGAAGGCCGATTGGGCGATGCGGTGGTATGCGTTGGGTGTTGATTACGAAATGTCCGGCAAAGATTTAATTGATAGTGTTCGTCTATCGACTAAAATTTGTAAAATCCTAGGTGGAACTCCACCAACTAATTTAACGTACGAGTTATTTTTGGATGACCAAGGTCAAAAAATATCGAAATCCAAAGGGAATGGATTATCAATTGAAGAATGGTTGAATTACGCCCCAGAGCAAAGTTTAGCCCAATATATGTTTAATGCGCCCAAGCGGGCAAAACGTTTATTTTTTGATGTTATTCCAAAAGCTACGGACGAATATTTACAACATGTTTCTAATTGGGCTGAACTTGAAGCCAAGAAAGATTCTGTTGAACCTTCTGAAAAAGAAAAGATTTATAATAATCCAGCTTGGTTTATTCACAATGGTCAGTTGCCTCAAAAAGCTGGCAGTCCCATAACATTTGCAATGTTATTAAACTTGGCAAGTGTTGCAAATGTTGAAAGAGCAGAGATTTTATGGGGATTTTTAAAGCGGTATGATGCTACGGTTACGCCTGAAAATAACCCGATGTTATCGCAGTTAGTTAATTGTGCATTATCCTATTACGCAGATTTTATCAAACCCAACAAGATTTACAGAAAACCAGAAGCTCATGAAATAAAAGCTTTGACTGAACTTGCACAACAACTAAGAAAAATTGGTGATAATACTGTATCGGCAGATGAATTACAAAATATGGTATTTGCTGTTGGTAAACAAAACGAATTTGAACCTTTAAGAGCTTGGTTTGGATGTTTGTACGAGGTTTTGTTAGGGCAAAAGGAAGGGCCTCGTTTTGGAATGTTTATTGCTTTGTATGGAGTTAAAGAAACAATTGCGCTTATTGACTCTGCCTTAGCCAGAGCATAG